The following proteins come from a genomic window of Sphaerisporangium rubeum:
- the katG gene encoding catalase/peroxidase HPI produces MSENHDAIVTDAQPEGEGGCPVAHTRAAHPTQGGGNRQWWPDRLNLRILAKNPAVANPLGADFDYAAAFQSLDLAAVKRDIAEVLTTSQDWWPADFGHYGPFIIRMAWHSAGTYRISDGRGGAGAGQQRFAPLNSWPDNGNLDKARRLLWPVKKKYGQSLSWADLMILAGNVALESMGFKTFGFAGGREDVWEAEEDVYWGPESIWLDDQRYTGDRELENPLAAVQMGLIYVNPEGPNGNPDPLAAARDIRETFRRMAMNDEETAALIAGGHTFGKTHGAGSADHVGPDPEAAPMENLGFGWKNSFGTGKGGDTITSGLEGIWTNTPITWDNSFLEILYGYEWELTKSPAGANQWRPKDGAGAGTVPDAHDPSKTHAPTMLTTDLALRADPIYEQITRRWLANPDEFADAFARAWYKLTHRDMGPVVRYLGPEVPSEVLLWQDPLPMRTYELVDAADVAALKERIAASGLSVPQLVSAAWASASSFRGSDKRGGANGARVRLQPQIGWEVNDPDQLATVLRVLEGVQQDFNAGQSVKQVSLADLIVLAGGVGVEQAAKAAGFDVEVPFAPGRVDASQEQTDVESFAALEPAADGFRNYLGKGNRLPAEYLLLDKANLLTLSAPELTVLVGGLRVLGANHGGSTHGVLTTTPGSLTNDFFVNLLDMSTTWKSTSEDQTTFEARDTATGEVKWTGTRADLVFGSNSELRALAEVYASDDAKQKFVTDFVDAWVKVMNLDRFDLA; encoded by the coding sequence ATGTCTGAGAATCATGACGCGATAGTCACCGACGCGCAGCCTGAGGGTGAGGGCGGCTGCCCGGTCGCGCACACGCGCGCCGCGCACCCCACCCAGGGCGGGGGGAACCGTCAGTGGTGGCCCGACCGGCTGAACCTGCGGATCCTCGCCAAGAACCCCGCCGTGGCCAACCCGCTCGGTGCGGACTTCGACTACGCCGCCGCGTTCCAGTCGCTCGACCTCGCGGCCGTGAAGCGGGACATCGCCGAGGTCCTGACGACCTCGCAGGACTGGTGGCCCGCCGACTTCGGTCACTATGGGCCGTTCATCATCCGCATGGCGTGGCACAGCGCCGGCACCTACCGCATCAGTGACGGCCGTGGCGGCGCCGGTGCGGGACAGCAGCGGTTCGCGCCGCTCAACAGCTGGCCCGACAACGGCAACCTCGACAAGGCGCGCCGCCTGCTGTGGCCGGTGAAGAAGAAGTACGGCCAGAGCCTGTCGTGGGCCGACCTGATGATCCTCGCGGGTAACGTCGCGCTGGAGTCGATGGGCTTCAAGACCTTCGGCTTCGCCGGCGGCCGTGAGGACGTCTGGGAGGCCGAGGAGGACGTCTACTGGGGCCCCGAGTCGATCTGGCTCGACGACCAGCGCTACACCGGCGACCGCGAGCTGGAGAACCCTCTCGCCGCCGTCCAGATGGGGCTGATCTACGTCAACCCGGAGGGGCCGAACGGCAACCCGGACCCGCTGGCCGCGGCCCGCGACATCCGTGAGACGTTCCGCCGCATGGCGATGAACGACGAGGAGACGGCCGCGCTGATCGCCGGCGGTCACACCTTCGGCAAGACCCACGGCGCGGGCTCCGCCGACCACGTCGGCCCCGACCCCGAGGCCGCTCCGATGGAGAACCTCGGCTTCGGCTGGAAGAACAGCTTCGGCACCGGCAAGGGTGGCGACACCATCACCAGCGGCCTTGAGGGCATCTGGACGAACACCCCGATCACCTGGGACAACAGCTTCCTTGAGATCCTCTACGGCTACGAGTGGGAGCTGACCAAGAGCCCCGCCGGCGCCAACCAGTGGCGGCCGAAGGACGGCGCAGGCGCCGGCACCGTCCCCGACGCGCACGACCCGTCCAAGACGCACGCGCCGACGATGCTGACCACCGACCTCGCGCTGCGCGCCGACCCGATCTACGAGCAGATCACGCGTCGCTGGCTGGCCAACCCCGACGAGTTCGCGGACGCCTTCGCGCGGGCCTGGTACAAGCTGACCCACCGCGACATGGGCCCGGTCGTGCGTTACCTCGGCCCGGAGGTTCCGTCGGAGGTGCTGCTGTGGCAGGACCCGCTGCCGATGCGCACGTACGAGCTCGTCGACGCCGCCGACGTCGCCGCGCTCAAGGAGCGGATCGCCGCGTCCGGCCTGTCGGTGCCGCAGCTCGTGTCCGCCGCGTGGGCCTCGGCCTCGTCGTTCCGCGGCAGCGACAAGCGCGGCGGCGCCAACGGGGCTCGGGTGCGCCTGCAGCCGCAGATCGGCTGGGAGGTCAACGACCCCGACCAGCTCGCCACGGTGCTGCGCGTGCTCGAGGGTGTCCAGCAGGACTTCAACGCCGGCCAGTCCGTCAAGCAGGTGTCCCTCGCCGACCTGATCGTGCTCGCCGGCGGCGTCGGCGTCGAGCAGGCCGCGAAGGCCGCCGGCTTCGACGTCGAGGTCCCGTTCGCCCCGGGCCGGGTGGACGCCTCGCAGGAGCAGACCGACGTCGAGTCGTTCGCCGCTCTCGAGCCGGCCGCGGACGGCTTCCGCAACTACCTCGGCAAGGGCAACCGCCTCCCCGCCGAGTACCTGCTGCTCGACAAGGCCAACCTGCTCACCTTGAGCGCTCCGGAGCTGACCGTCCTCGTCGGCGGACTCCGCGTCCTCGGCGCCAACCACGGCGGGTCCACTCACGGTGTCCTCACCACGACCCCTGGTTCCCTGACCAACGACTTCTTCGTCAACCTGCTCGACATGAGCACGACCTGGAAGTCCACCTCCGAGGACCAGACCACCTTCGAGGCCCGCGACACCGCCACCGGCGAGGTCAAGTGGACCGGCACCCGCGCCGACCTAGTCTTCGGCTCCAACTCCGAACTCCGGGCCCTCGCCGAGGTCTACGCGAGCGACGACGCCAAGCAGAAGTTCGTCACCGACTTCGTCGACGCCTGGGTCAAGGTCATGAACCTCGACCGCTTCGACCTGGCCTGA
- a CDS encoding TetR/AcrR family transcriptional regulator, whose translation MSSDTERSVTVRTSERGAATRGALLDAAREIFVTRGFAEAGVTDVVSRANASVGSLYHHFSGKADLYLTLFDDFQTRQTTRTRQAVQAARTTGETDPMRLFIAGARAYLDGCFAERELAALFLRGDGPPGFEVMMRDRLRQWAHRNAALFDKDSGALVLVVTGALAAVVSEVALSDNLPHTRTLAEEALTIISSLNHL comes from the coding sequence ATGAGCAGCGACACGGAACGATCGGTGACAGTGCGCACCTCCGAACGCGGCGCCGCCACCCGAGGGGCACTCCTTGACGCAGCCCGAGAGATCTTCGTCACCCGAGGCTTCGCCGAAGCCGGCGTCACCGACGTCGTCTCCCGCGCCAACGCCAGCGTCGGCAGCCTCTACCACCACTTCTCCGGCAAAGCCGACCTCTACCTGACCCTCTTCGACGACTTCCAGACCCGCCAGACCACCCGCACCAGACAAGCCGTCCAAGCCGCCAGAACCACTGGAGAAACCGACCCCATGCGCCTCTTCATAGCCGGCGCACGCGCCTACCTCGACGGCTGCTTCGCCGAACGAGAACTGGCCGCTCTGTTCCTCCGCGGCGACGGCCCCCCCGGCTTCGAGGTCATGATGCGCGACCGGCTCCGCCAATGGGCCCACCGCAACGCCGCCTTGTTCGACAAAGACAGCGGCGCTCTGGTCCTGGTGGTGACCGGCGCTCTCGCCGCCGTGGTCTCCGAGGTGGCCCTCTCCGACAACCTCCCCCACACCCGAACCCTCGCCGAAGAAGCCCTGACCATAATCTCCAGCCTCAACCACCTCTGA
- a CDS encoding DUF4245 family protein translates to MRRFSEGFLGYALAVLFCLAIVGLFLLITPQSRTEHIPRVDYSMTLAQLRRTAPYEVRAPEPVPANWVPNSSTLDPGGHTTWRLGFATADRSHALLAQSDEPAASFASRMANSDRTTGTRQINGVTWQERVRPDKNQRTLVNVQPDVTIVVTGQADWQELTTLAASLRPRLTSR, encoded by the coding sequence GTGCGCCGTTTCAGCGAAGGATTCCTCGGCTATGCCCTGGCCGTCCTCTTCTGCCTGGCGATCGTCGGCCTGTTCCTCCTGATCACCCCCCAGAGTCGCACCGAGCACATCCCCAGGGTCGACTACTCCATGACCCTCGCACAGCTCCGCCGCACCGCTCCGTACGAGGTCCGAGCCCCCGAGCCGGTCCCCGCCAACTGGGTCCCCAACAGTTCGACTCTCGACCCCGGCGGCCACACCACTTGGCGCCTCGGCTTCGCGACCGCCGATCGTTCCCACGCGCTCCTGGCCCAGAGCGACGAGCCCGCCGCGTCGTTCGCCTCCCGTATGGCCAACAGCGACAGGACCACCGGCACCCGTCAGATCAACGGCGTCACCTGGCAGGAACGCGTCCGCCCCGACAAGAACCAGCGCACCCTGGTCAACGTCCAGCCGGACGTCACCATCGTCGTCACCGGCCAGGCCGACTGGCAGGAACTCACCACCCTCGCCGCCAGCCTGAGACCCCGGCTGACATCCCGCTGA
- a CDS encoding SDR family oxidoreductase, translated as MKIQDSVVLVTGGNRGIGKALVEEALARGARTVYAGARDPETVTTPGAVPLRLDVTDPASVAAAARQAGDVRVLVNNAGVSLSLDILTADLDQVRQELEVNYLGALRMIQTFAPIIEANGGGHIQNVNSALGLAVAPGFGAFTAYAATKAALLMATNGLRDILPARGVDLSSLHVGFTDTDMTRGLDVQKNPVADVARKALDGIESDAAEVLADEVSVRVKGLPALDPAQVFPRSAA; from the coding sequence ATGAAGATCCAGGACTCTGTCGTGCTCGTCACCGGCGGCAACCGCGGCATCGGCAAGGCGCTGGTGGAGGAGGCGCTGGCGCGCGGTGCGCGCACGGTCTACGCCGGTGCGCGTGATCCGGAGACCGTGACCACGCCGGGTGCGGTGCCGCTGCGGCTCGACGTCACCGACCCGGCGTCGGTCGCCGCCGCGGCGCGGCAGGCGGGGGACGTCCGCGTGCTCGTCAACAACGCCGGCGTCAGCCTGTCGCTGGACATCCTGACCGCCGACCTCGACCAGGTCAGGCAGGAGCTGGAGGTCAACTACCTCGGGGCCCTGCGGATGATCCAGACGTTCGCGCCGATCATCGAGGCCAACGGCGGCGGCCACATCCAGAACGTCAACTCGGCGCTCGGCCTGGCCGTGGCCCCCGGCTTCGGCGCCTTCACGGCGTACGCCGCCACCAAGGCCGCGCTCCTGATGGCCACCAACGGCCTGCGCGACATCCTCCCGGCCCGCGGCGTGGACCTGTCCAGCCTGCACGTCGGCTTCACCGACACCGACATGACCCGCGGCCTGGACGTCCAGAAGAACCCCGTGGCGGACGTCGCGCGCAAGGCCCTGGACGGCATCGAGTCGGACGCGGCCGAGGTGCTGGCCGACGAGGTCAGCGTGCGGGTCAAGGGGCTGCCGGCCCTGGACCCGGCGCAGGTGTTTCCCAGGTCCGCGGCCTGA
- a CDS encoding ABC transporter permease: MSAEPLREAVPRWFEWAPVRGVWSRETALYRRYWTSTSFAALVEPTIWLLAFGFGFGSVVGAAYGYDYRDFVATGVVATSVLFISAFGAMFGSFIRRTFQHTYDAVLATPVDVHELVTAEASWLAAKAGLYGCAPILVGIAFGLDPSPGMLLVPFIGFVTGLAFALFGIWMSAIVPSINTFDYVISGVLAPMLLVAGTFFPIDQLPPWAAAAARLNPLYHCVELVRGSVFGRLGLDDLGHLGFLLGFGALMWGLAVWKMRARMID; encoded by the coding sequence ATGAGTGCGGAGCCGTTGAGGGAGGCCGTGCCGCGGTGGTTCGAGTGGGCTCCGGTGCGGGGGGTGTGGAGCCGGGAGACCGCGCTGTACCGGCGGTACTGGACGTCCACGTCGTTCGCGGCGCTGGTGGAGCCGACGATCTGGCTGCTGGCGTTCGGGTTCGGCTTCGGGTCGGTGGTCGGTGCGGCCTACGGGTACGACTACCGCGATTTCGTGGCGACCGGGGTGGTGGCCACGTCGGTGTTGTTCATCAGCGCGTTCGGCGCGATGTTCGGCAGCTTCATCAGGCGCACGTTCCAGCACACCTATGACGCCGTGCTGGCGACGCCGGTGGATGTGCACGAGCTGGTGACGGCCGAGGCGTCGTGGCTGGCGGCCAAGGCCGGGTTGTACGGCTGTGCGCCGATCCTGGTCGGCATCGCGTTCGGTCTGGACCCGAGTCCCGGCATGCTGCTGGTGCCGTTCATCGGGTTCGTGACAGGGCTGGCGTTCGCGTTGTTCGGCATCTGGATGTCGGCGATCGTGCCGTCCATCAACACGTTCGACTACGTGATCAGCGGTGTGCTGGCGCCGATGCTGCTGGTGGCCGGCACGTTCTTCCCGATCGACCAGTTGCCGCCGTGGGCCGCGGCGGCGGCCCGGCTGAATCCGCTGTACCACTGCGTGGAGCTGGTGCGCGGGTCGGTCTTCGGCCGCCTGGGGCTGGATGATCTCGGACATCTGGGGTTTCTGCTGGGGTTCGGCGCGCTGATGTGGGGGCTCGCGGTGTGGAAGATGCGGGCCCGCATGATCGACTGA
- the glpX gene encoding class II fructose-bisphosphatase, with the protein MSEETSVPPVLATDRHAPDRNLALELVRVTEAAAMAAARWVGRGDKNGADGAAVNAMRQLINTVSMDGVVVIGEGEKDNAPMLYNGERVGDGTGADCDVAVDPIDGTRLTALGMPNAISVIAVSPRGSMYDPSAVFYMDKLVTGPEAASVVDIDAPVAANVAAVARAKGARPSDVTVVILDRPRHERLVKEIRETGARIKFITDGDVAGAIMAARHDTGIDLMLGIGGTPEGIIAACALKCLGGVIQGKLWPRDDAERRRALDAGHDLDQVLSTDDLVSSEDVFFAASGITDGELMYGVRYRAGAAVTHSLVMRGRSGTVRKVESEHQLWKLGAYSAINFDSAS; encoded by the coding sequence ATGTCGGAAGAGACGTCGGTACCGCCGGTACTCGCTACAGATAGACACGCACCGGATCGCAACCTGGCTCTGGAACTGGTCCGGGTCACCGAGGCGGCCGCGATGGCCGCGGCCCGTTGGGTCGGCCGGGGGGACAAGAACGGCGCCGACGGTGCGGCGGTGAACGCCATGCGCCAGCTCATCAACACGGTCTCCATGGACGGTGTGGTGGTGATCGGCGAGGGTGAGAAGGACAACGCGCCGATGCTGTACAACGGCGAGCGGGTCGGGGACGGCACCGGCGCCGACTGCGACGTGGCCGTGGACCCGATCGACGGCACGCGGCTGACGGCTCTCGGCATGCCGAACGCCATCTCGGTGATCGCGGTGAGCCCGCGCGGCTCGATGTACGACCCGTCCGCCGTCTTCTACATGGACAAGCTGGTCACCGGCCCCGAGGCGGCGAGCGTCGTGGACATCGACGCTCCGGTGGCCGCGAACGTCGCCGCGGTGGCCCGCGCCAAGGGGGCCCGGCCTTCTGACGTGACGGTCGTGATCCTGGACCGTCCGCGGCACGAGCGGCTGGTCAAGGAGATCCGGGAGACCGGCGCGCGGATCAAGTTCATCACCGACGGCGACGTGGCCGGCGCCATCATGGCGGCGCGGCACGACACCGGCATCGACCTGATGCTCGGCATCGGCGGCACCCCCGAGGGCATCATCGCGGCGTGCGCGCTCAAATGCCTCGGCGGTGTGATCCAGGGCAAGCTGTGGCCGAGGGACGACGCCGAGCGCCGCCGTGCGCTGGACGCGGGTCACGACCTCGATCAGGTGCTCTCCACCGACGACCTGGTCAGTTCGGAGGACGTGTTCTTCGCGGCCTCAGGCATCACCGACGGCGAGCTGATGTACGGCGTGCGGTACCGCGCAGGTGCGGCCGTCACGCACTCCTTGGTGATGCGCGGCCGTTCCGGCACCGTGCGCAAGGTCGAGAGCGAGCACCAGCTCTGGAAGCTCGGCGCCTACAGCGCGATCAACTTCGACAGCGCCAGCTAG
- the xseA gene encoding exodeoxyribonuclease VII large subunit — MTAKTSPEQPLPIRSVLQMVAQWIGRLGVVWAEGQITEFSSRGGTVFLTLRDPVANVSARVTCPRGVYEATVPRPVDGARVVMLVKPDFWVNRGSFAFTALEIRPVGVGELLARLERLRQIIVAEGLANADRKRRLPFLPHVVGLICGRDSAAERDVLENARRRWPAVRFTVEQVAVQGPYAVTEVTEALRKLDADREVDVIVIARGGGSLEDLLPFSDESLVRAVSACLTPVVSAIGHEQDNPLIDLVADVRASTPTDAAKKVVPDVGEQLTLITQLRDRGRRVVTGWLDREHAWLTAVRSRPALADPVRELDRRAEQVDALKDRTRRSLSSSLDRAEDSLTHLRARLDALSPAGTLRRGYAIVQRPDGEVVRQAAEIKENDLLTLRFPDSRVTVTATADPTP, encoded by the coding sequence ATGACGGCGAAGACCTCTCCGGAACAGCCGCTGCCGATCCGCTCGGTGCTCCAGATGGTGGCGCAGTGGATCGGCAGGCTCGGCGTGGTCTGGGCCGAGGGCCAGATCACCGAGTTCTCCTCGCGCGGCGGCACGGTGTTCCTCACACTGCGCGACCCCGTGGCCAACGTGTCGGCCCGGGTGACCTGCCCGCGCGGCGTGTACGAGGCCACCGTGCCGCGGCCGGTGGACGGTGCGCGCGTCGTCATGCTGGTCAAGCCGGACTTCTGGGTCAACCGCGGGTCGTTCGCCTTCACGGCCCTGGAGATCCGGCCCGTCGGCGTCGGCGAGCTGCTGGCCCGCCTGGAACGCCTGCGTCAGATCATCGTCGCCGAGGGCCTCGCCAACGCCGACCGCAAACGCCGGCTGCCGTTCCTGCCGCACGTCGTCGGGCTCATCTGCGGCCGCGACTCCGCCGCCGAACGCGACGTCCTGGAGAACGCGCGCCGCCGCTGGCCCGCCGTCCGCTTCACCGTCGAACAGGTCGCCGTCCAGGGCCCCTACGCCGTCACCGAGGTCACCGAGGCCCTGCGCAAACTCGACGCCGACCGCGAGGTCGACGTCATCGTCATCGCGCGAGGCGGCGGCTCCCTGGAGGACCTGCTGCCGTTCTCCGACGAGTCCCTGGTGCGCGCCGTCTCCGCCTGCCTGACCCCGGTCGTCAGCGCCATCGGCCACGAGCAGGACAACCCCCTGATCGACCTGGTGGCCGACGTCCGCGCCTCCACCCCCACCGACGCCGCCAAGAAGGTCGTCCCCGACGTAGGCGAACAACTCACGCTGATCACCCAGCTCCGCGACCGCGGCCGCCGTGTCGTCACCGGCTGGCTCGACCGCGAACACGCCTGGCTCACCGCCGTACGCTCCCGCCCCGCGCTCGCCGACCCCGTACGCGAACTGGACCGCCGCGCCGAGCAGGTGGACGCACTGAAGGACCGCACCCGCCGCAGCCTGTCCTCGTCCCTGGACCGCGCCGAGGACTCCCTCACCCACCTGAGAGCCCGCCTGGACGCGCTCTCCCCCGCCGGCACCCTCCGCCGCGGCTACGCCATCGTCCAGCGTCCCGACGGCGAAGTCGTCCGCCAAGCCGCCGAGATCAAGGAAAACGACCTGTTGACCCTCCGCTTCCCCGACTCCCGCGTCACCGTCACCGCCACCGCCGACCCCACCCCCTAA
- a CDS encoding helix-turn-helix transcriptional regulator yields MKNRITDLRAERDWTQADLAQRISVSRQTIIAIEKGKFDPSLPVAFRIAKVFGLAIEEVFLDEQ; encoded by the coding sequence ATGAAGAACCGCATCACGGACCTCCGGGCCGAGCGCGACTGGACACAGGCCGATCTGGCTCAGCGGATCAGTGTGTCGAGGCAGACGATCATCGCGATCGAGAAAGGCAAGTTCGACCCCAGCCTTCCCGTCGCCTTCCGCATCGCCAAGGTGTTCGGCCTGGCGATCGAAGAAGTCTTTCTCGACGAGCAGTAG
- a CDS encoding exodeoxyribonuclease VII small subunit produces MAKVSDAETPSYERAREELTEVVRRLETGGLTLEQSIELWERGERLAAICEEWLQGARVKLAAAMARRDQSPDASSEETPF; encoded by the coding sequence GTGGCAAAGGTGTCCGACGCAGAGACCCCGTCCTACGAACGAGCCCGCGAGGAACTCACCGAGGTCGTCCGCCGCCTCGAAACCGGCGGCCTGACCCTGGAGCAGTCCATAGAGCTGTGGGAACGCGGCGAACGCCTGGCCGCCATCTGTGAGGAATGGCTCCAAGGCGCCAGAGTGAAACTCGCCGCCGCGATGGCCCGCCGCGACCAGTCCCCCGACGCCTCCTCGGAGGAAACCCCCTTCTGA
- a CDS encoding DUF1707 domain-containing protein, which produces MATRNDRWGERWNQHGAPALRQLITGVLGGEQRADGPGPAQLRASDEDRERVIDVLRDAVADGRLTHAEHEERVEGVYAARTLGELLTYTADLLPEDRQPLRADGRPVTALFRAEERGGRWVVPTHYPVTAVGTGVTLDLREALLQSSHITVHATVMGATLTLIVPEGVRVIMPASAVLGGKKNQVPESAPPGAPVIEITGMIMMGNVVAKCPKPPKRGRLRRGRSS; this is translated from the coding sequence GTGGCGACGCGGAACGACCGGTGGGGCGAGCGCTGGAACCAGCACGGGGCCCCCGCACTGCGGCAACTGATCACCGGGGTCCTCGGTGGGGAACAGCGCGCCGACGGCCCGGGCCCGGCCCAGCTACGGGCCTCCGACGAGGACCGTGAGCGTGTGATCGACGTGCTGCGCGACGCCGTGGCCGACGGCAGGCTCACCCATGCCGAGCACGAGGAACGCGTCGAAGGCGTCTACGCGGCCCGCACCCTCGGCGAACTGCTGACATACACCGCCGACCTGCTCCCCGAGGACCGCCAGCCCCTACGCGCCGACGGCCGTCCCGTGACGGCCCTGTTCCGAGCCGAGGAGCGCGGGGGACGCTGGGTCGTCCCCACCCACTACCCCGTCACCGCCGTCGGCACCGGCGTGACCCTGGACCTGCGCGAAGCCCTGCTTCAAAGCAGCCACATCACCGTGCACGCCACCGTTATGGGAGCCACCCTCACCTTGATCGTCCCCGAAGGCGTCCGCGTCATCATGCCGGCCTCCGCCGTACTCGGCGGCAAGAAGAACCAAGTCCCCGAGTCGGCCCCACCCGGCGCCCCGGTCATCGAGATCACCGGCATGATCATGATGGGCAACGTCGTGGCCAAGTGCCCCAAGCCACCGAAACGAGGCAGACTCCGCCGCGGCCGGTCCTCGTGA
- a CDS encoding ABC transporter ATP-binding protein — MSTDGRRSTDTASASATRSAISIRGAVKRYGDVTAVDGLDLEVPYGVCLGLLGPNGAGKSTTMRLLTAQSRADAGEISVLGLRLPQESKRARALMGVVPQQDNIDEELTARQNLAVFAHLYRVPKAGRAAAVSRALRVAQLTDRADTKADDLSGGMRRRLLIARGLVHRPRLVLLDEPTVGLDPQVRQELWSLVAALRSEGVTTLMSTHYIEEAERLADECALMSHGKVVARGTPGALITEHAGEHVDEHHGSPERLTEIAELAAAAGVRTRRTGPAIAVLAAERQPESLREKLGAPAVRRPASLEDVFVILTGESVE; from the coding sequence ATGTCCACCGATGGCCGGCGGTCCACGGACACCGCCTCGGCCTCCGCCACGCGGAGCGCCATCTCGATTCGCGGCGCGGTCAAGCGCTACGGCGACGTGACCGCTGTCGACGGCCTCGACCTGGAGGTGCCGTACGGCGTCTGCCTGGGTCTGCTCGGTCCGAACGGCGCCGGCAAGAGCACGACGATGCGCCTGCTCACGGCGCAGTCCCGTGCGGACGCCGGTGAGATCTCCGTGCTCGGCCTCCGGCTGCCGCAGGAGTCCAAGCGGGCCCGTGCGCTGATGGGGGTGGTCCCCCAGCAGGACAACATCGACGAGGAGCTCACGGCTCGGCAGAACCTCGCGGTGTTCGCTCATCTGTACCGCGTGCCGAAGGCCGGTCGCGCGGCGGCGGTGAGCCGTGCGCTGCGGGTGGCGCAGCTCACCGATCGTGCCGACACCAAGGCCGACGACCTGTCCGGCGGCATGCGGCGCCGGCTGCTGATCGCCAGGGGCCTGGTCCACCGGCCGCGGCTGGTGCTGCTCGACGAGCCGACGGTGGGGCTCGACCCGCAGGTACGGCAGGAGTTGTGGTCGCTGGTGGCGGCGTTGCGGTCCGAGGGGGTGACGACGCTGATGTCGACCCACTACATCGAGGAGGCCGAGCGGCTCGCCGACGAGTGCGCGCTGATGTCGCACGGCAAGGTGGTCGCCAGAGGCACGCCGGGTGCGTTGATCACCGAGCACGCGGGAGAGCACGTGGACGAGCATCACGGCTCGCCGGAGCGGCTGACCGAGATCGCGGAGCTGGCGGCGGCGGCCGGGGTGCGGACACGGCGCACGGGGCCGGCCATCGCGGTGCTGGCGGCCGAGCGGCAGCCGGAGTCGTTGCGCGAGAAACTCGGCGCTCCGGCCGTCCGGCGGCCCGCCAGCTTGGAGGACGTGTTCGTGATCCTCACCGGGGAGAGTGTGGAATGA
- a CDS encoding Fur family transcriptional regulator, whose amino-acid sequence MTASQTPTTAEELRGVGLRVTAARVALLETVRGGDHLDVEAIASGVRARVGHVSLQAVYEALHALTAAGLVRRIEPAGSPARYEGRVGDNHHHIVCRSCGVVADVDCAVGEAPCLTSADDRGFSIDEAEVIYWGLCPDCSIARSS is encoded by the coding sequence ATGACCGCATCCCAGACCCCGACCACCGCCGAAGAGCTGCGTGGGGTCGGCCTGCGGGTGACGGCCGCCCGCGTCGCGTTGCTTGAGACCGTGCGAGGGGGGGATCACCTTGATGTCGAGGCGATCGCCTCCGGGGTGCGGGCTCGTGTCGGGCATGTGTCCCTTCAGGCGGTGTACGAGGCTCTGCACGCGCTTACGGCGGCGGGGCTGGTGCGTCGCATCGAACCTGCCGGGAGCCCTGCCCGGTATGAGGGGCGCGTGGGGGACAACCACCATCACATCGTGTGCCGGTCGTGTGGGGTTGTCGCCGATGTCGACTGCGCGGTCGGTGAGGCGCCTTGTCTGACGTCCGCCGACGACCGTGGGTTCTCGATCGACGAGGCCGAGGTCATCTACTGGGGCCTGTGCCCTGACTGTTCCATCGCCCGCAGTTCGTGA